The Polymorphobacter megasporae genome window below encodes:
- a CDS encoding DUF1294 domain-containing protein encodes MAYVGFFLLINAGAFFLFAEDKERSAAGLYRIPEFRMLMFAAAGGSIGALLAQRVIRHKTRKQPFADMLLLIFGLQLGAVFGCGALYLAIV; translated from the coding sequence ATGGCGTACGTCGGGTTTTTTCTGTTGATCAACGCCGGTGCGTTCTTCCTCTTTGCCGAAGACAAGGAGCGATCGGCGGCGGGATTGTACCGAATTCCAGAATTCCGGATGCTGATGTTCGCGGCTGCCGGCGGTTCGATCGGCGCACTGCTGGCGCAACGTGTCATCCGCCACAAGACGCGCAAGCAGCCGTTCGCCGATATGCTGCTGCTGATTTTCGGACTGCAGCTCGGGGCGGTCTTCGGGTGCGGCGCGCTCTATCTGGCGATCGTCTGA
- a CDS encoding A24 family peptidase, producing MFDQVAAAAALACVAGAAYADVRHFEIPDGWSIAVAALFAVFAVTATTIEPWWEHAAAGAIVFFIGALLFDRGWLGGGDVKLLAACALWAGFSGLPLLLLGTVFAGGAMAVIAVVGRKLARPGATYPAFQHNGPLPYAVAILGGAILLASVPPLLPPAQAQTIAR from the coding sequence GTGTTCGATCAAGTCGCAGCCGCGGCGGCCCTCGCCTGCGTCGCCGGCGCGGCCTACGCCGACGTCCGCCATTTCGAGATTCCGGACGGTTGGTCGATCGCAGTTGCTGCGCTGTTTGCCGTCTTCGCGGTGACTGCGACGACGATCGAACCATGGTGGGAACATGCTGCGGCGGGGGCGATCGTTTTCTTCATCGGCGCATTGCTGTTCGATCGCGGCTGGCTAGGCGGCGGTGACGTCAAACTGCTCGCTGCGTGCGCATTGTGGGCGGGCTTTTCGGGCTTGCCGTTACTGCTGCTTGGAACCGTGTTCGCCGGGGGGGCCATGGCGGTGATCGCAGTCGTCGGCCGCAAGCTGGCAAGGCCGGGGGCGACCTATCCCGCGTTCCAGCACAATGGACCGCTTCCTTATGCGGTCGCGATCCTTGGCGGCGCGATCCTCCTCGCGAGCGTGCCGCCGCTATTACCGCCGGCGCAGGCTCAGACGATCGCCAGATAG
- a CDS encoding type II secretion system F family protein: protein MIAPIVAQGLLIAVVFAAGCLLFLGLAPLFANKVDLRHRLAGTTAPTAAPRASLRVDQGPSLGSRLVRSIEKRGVSLADSKPGVHSEKLVQAGFTQPHAARLFMLVRTILTLVLPAVGATIVLLTSDPKPMKLYMIVAGLAFAGLYLPGFYVGSRAASRGKAILNGFPDTLDLMLVCVEAGLGIDACFTRVGQEVRRSHPLLANEFAVVALELRAGRSREDALKGLVRRTGVAEIGSFVTLIIQSDKLGSSIAQALKCYAIEMREARKMRAEEKAHRLPVLISIPLVAFMLPTMIAVLILPGAILVKRDLLPSFANAGK, encoded by the coding sequence ATGATCGCACCGATCGTCGCGCAGGGACTGTTGATTGCAGTGGTGTTTGCCGCAGGATGCCTGTTGTTTCTCGGTCTTGCGCCGCTCTTCGCCAACAAGGTCGACCTGCGTCACCGCCTCGCAGGGACGACCGCGCCGACCGCCGCCCCGCGGGCAAGCCTGCGCGTCGACCAGGGTCCGTCGCTGGGATCCCGGTTGGTGCGCAGCATTGAAAAGCGCGGTGTCTCACTGGCCGACAGCAAGCCGGGGGTTCATTCCGAAAAGCTGGTCCAGGCGGGCTTCACCCAGCCGCATGCGGCGCGTCTGTTCATGCTCGTTCGCACAATCCTGACCCTCGTGCTGCCTGCCGTTGGCGCGACGATCGTCCTGCTTACCTCCGACCCCAAGCCGATGAAGCTCTATATGATCGTTGCCGGGCTCGCTTTCGCCGGACTCTATCTGCCGGGCTTCTACGTCGGCAGCCGGGCCGCATCGCGCGGCAAGGCGATCCTCAACGGTTTTCCCGACACGCTCGACCTGATGCTCGTCTGCGTCGAGGCGGGGCTCGGCATCGACGCCTGTTTCACCCGCGTCGGGCAGGAAGTCCGCCGGTCGCATCCGCTGCTCGCCAACGAGTTTGCCGTCGTCGCGCTCGAGCTCCGCGCCGGTCGCAGCCGGGAGGACGCGCTGAAGGGGCTGGTCCGCCGCACCGGGGTTGCCGAGATCGGCTCGTTCGTGACGCTGATTATCCAGTCGGACAAGCTCGGGTCGAGCATCGCGCAGGCGCTCAAATGCTATGCGATCGAAATGCGCGAGGCGCGCAAGATGCGCGCCGAGGAAAAGGCGCACCGCCTGCCTGTGCTGATCTCGATCCCGCTCGTTGCCTTCATGCTGCCGACGATGATCGCGGTGCTGATCCTGCCCGGCGCGATCCTCGTCAAGCGCGACCTGCTTCCGAGCTTCGCCAACGCGGGCAAATAA
- a CDS encoding type II secretion system F family protein translates to MAAAMPNWVTLTAYALVFCATLLFADFAMGTISARRSKQAVNRRLGLIAAGKSRVEVMQLLRPQRDGATRGSLFGPVVRWIEPKLTQAGMRISAQRMLAMMAIASASIGVAFPLAAQLTTQFNSVSTLLLLAIFAIGVGFAMPIFYLNMRAAKRIKEFDRQFPVALDIFVRGLRAGHPVSAALDLLTTEMADPCGSEFGIVIDEVNYGLDLREALTNLSNRIGSQDVQMFVVCVAIQNETGGNLAEILEGLTKVIRERMGMVMKVKALASEGKMTGTMLSILPLFTFTVVFTSSPEFYLDVAGDPWFIPGVGIILSLYTLGILTIRKLVDLKV, encoded by the coding sequence GTGGCCGCCGCGATGCCCAATTGGGTGACTCTCACGGCGTACGCCCTCGTCTTCTGTGCGACCCTGTTGTTCGCCGACTTCGCAATGGGGACGATCAGCGCGCGCCGGTCGAAGCAGGCGGTCAACCGCCGCCTCGGCCTGATCGCCGCCGGCAAGTCGCGCGTCGAGGTCATGCAGCTTCTGCGCCCGCAACGTGACGGCGCGACGCGTGGATCGCTGTTTGGACCCGTCGTCCGCTGGATCGAACCCAAGCTGACCCAGGCGGGAATGCGGATCAGCGCGCAGCGGATGCTGGCGATGATGGCGATAGCCAGTGCGTCGATCGGCGTCGCTTTCCCGCTCGCCGCACAACTGACGACGCAATTCAATTCGGTGTCGACATTGCTCCTTCTGGCGATCTTTGCGATCGGCGTCGGCTTCGCGATGCCGATCTTCTACCTCAACATGCGGGCGGCGAAGCGGATCAAGGAGTTCGACCGGCAGTTCCCCGTCGCACTCGATATCTTCGTCCGCGGCCTTCGCGCCGGCCACCCGGTGTCGGCGGCGCTCGACCTACTGACGACCGAGATGGCGGACCCGTGCGGATCCGAGTTCGGCATCGTGATCGACGAGGTCAATTACGGGCTCGACCTGCGCGAGGCGCTGACCAATTTGAGCAACCGGATCGGCAGCCAGGACGTCCAGATGTTCGTCGTCTGCGTCGCGATCCAGAACGAGACCGGCGGCAATCTCGCCGAGATCCTTGAAGGGCTGACCAAGGTCATCCGCGAGCGCATGGGCATGGTGATGAAGGTCAAGGCACTGGCGAGCGAGGGCAAGATGACTGGCACGATGCTGTCGATCCTGCCGCTGTTCACCTTCACCGTCGTCTTCACGAGCTCCCCGGAATTCTATCTCGATGTCGCCGGTGATCCGTGGTTCATTCCCGGCGTCGGCATCATCCTCAGCCTCTACACCCTCGGCATCCTGACAATCCGCAAACTGGTGGACCTCAAAGTATGA
- a CDS encoding CpaF family protein, giving the protein MIWPTRKSSLVPPLVVQPRPAAPASVPAKAAASAIVAPQRERRTDLKVDLHQRLIERINLSALDTMSREQIAVEVSDIVQDMLVEQNHALNLAERGELIEDILDELLGLGPLEPLLKDPTITDIMVNTCNVVFVERRGRIEEVKTRFKDDRHLLRIIQKIVGAVGRRVDESSPMVDARLADGSRLNAIIPPLAVDGPLLSIRKFSKTPIDMSKLVGYGALPQEAADVLLGVVEARRNVIISGGTGSGKTTMLNALSAAIDGTERILTIEDSAELQLQQRHVVRLETRPANIEGRGEINQRELVKNALRMRPDRIVLGEIRAGEAFDMLQAMNTGHDGSMTTVHANTPRDALSRIEQMIGMSGIDISPKSARSQIAAAIHVVLQLARLSDGSRRVMSISEVTGMEGETVLMQEIFRYKRTGMGDDGKVIGHFEATGIRPKFIEHLIARGIHLPPHLFDPSHKMGT; this is encoded by the coding sequence ATGATATGGCCGACCCGCAAATCGTCGCTCGTGCCCCCGCTCGTCGTCCAGCCACGCCCGGCGGCGCCAGCGAGCGTGCCGGCCAAAGCCGCGGCTTCCGCCATCGTCGCGCCGCAACGCGAGCGGCGGACCGATCTCAAGGTCGACCTTCACCAGCGGCTGATCGAGCGGATCAACCTGTCGGCGCTCGACACGATGAGCCGCGAGCAGATCGCGGTCGAGGTCAGCGACATCGTCCAGGACATGCTCGTCGAGCAGAACCATGCGCTAAACCTCGCCGAACGCGGCGAACTGATCGAGGATATCCTCGACGAGCTGCTGGGCCTCGGGCCGCTCGAGCCGTTGCTCAAGGACCCGACGATCACCGACATCATGGTCAACACCTGCAATGTCGTCTTCGTCGAGCGGAGGGGCCGCATCGAAGAGGTCAAGACGCGCTTCAAGGACGACCGCCACCTGCTCCGGATCATCCAGAAGATCGTCGGAGCGGTCGGACGCCGGGTCGACGAGAGCTCGCCGATGGTCGACGCGCGACTGGCCGACGGCAGCCGGTTGAATGCGATCATCCCGCCGCTCGCGGTCGACGGGCCTTTGCTCTCGATCCGAAAATTCTCGAAGACGCCGATCGATATGTCGAAGCTCGTCGGCTATGGCGCGCTGCCGCAGGAGGCGGCCGACGTGCTGCTCGGCGTCGTCGAGGCCCGGCGCAACGTCATCATCTCGGGCGGGACCGGATCGGGCAAGACGACGATGCTCAATGCACTGTCGGCAGCGATCGACGGCACCGAACGCATCCTGACGATCGAGGATTCGGCCGAGCTCCAGCTCCAGCAACGCCACGTCGTCCGCCTCGAAACCCGGCCGGCAAACATCGAGGGGCGCGGCGAGATCAACCAGCGCGAACTGGTCAAGAACGCGCTGCGGATGCGGCCCGACCGCATCGTCCTCGGCGAGATCCGCGCCGGTGAGGCCTTCGACATGCTCCAGGCGATGAACACCGGGCACGACGGGTCGATGACGACGGTCCACGCCAACACGCCGCGCGACGCACTCAGCCGCATCGAGCAGATGATCGGCATGAGCGGGATCGACATCAGCCCGAAATCCGCGCGCAGCCAGATCGCGGCGGCAATTCACGTCGTCCTCCAGCTTGCCCGGCTGAGCGACGGCTCGCGCCGCGTGATGTCGATCAGCGAAGTCACCGGCATGGAGGGCGAAACCGTGCTGATGCAGGAAATCTTCCGCTACAAGCGCACCGGCATGGGCGACGACGGTAAGGTCATCGGCCATTTCGAGGCGACCGGCATCCGCCCGAAATTCATCGAGCATCTGATCGCGCGCGGCATCCATCTGCCACCGCATCTGTTCGATCCGAGCCATAAGATGGGGACCTAA
- a CDS encoding AAA family ATPase — protein sequence MSALPIGMPEAASDRLRTLRVAVVVDPATTSPIPAVALASANLHLHLVPLSELDPALPFMRQADVVIVEVRLDRPGEIETFARVVSEQPRPVIAAARALDASAVRSLMRAGAVDAVALPLDVRDLHEALDAARRTLSTRPQAAAKGRIVSFLRAVGGAGATAIATQIGCLWSVRQTTCLIDFDLQFGAVALYLDMQPQLGMLDLIEARDRLDHTLFATITAQHSSGLTIIAAPRDIAPLESLTPAIVAQILTLAAQTFEVVLVDLPAAWTPWSLAALAHSDAACLVTNLSVPGLRQARRQLDLIEANGVSAPLKIVLNRVPKTLFRTIDMGDSERVLRRRVDYTIANDFATMTSAIDQGRPIGSIRSRSPLEADLIGLITGLTTVLAA from the coding sequence ATGAGCGCGCTGCCCATTGGCATGCCCGAAGCGGCCAGCGACCGGCTGCGGACGTTGCGTGTCGCCGTCGTGGTCGATCCCGCGACGACGTCGCCAATTCCGGCAGTCGCGCTCGCGTCGGCCAATCTTCATCTTCACCTCGTTCCGCTCAGCGAACTCGACCCGGCGCTGCCGTTCATGCGTCAGGCCGACGTCGTCATCGTCGAGGTGAGGCTCGATCGGCCGGGCGAAATCGAGACCTTCGCCCGCGTCGTCTCCGAGCAGCCGCGTCCGGTGATCGCCGCGGCCCGTGCCCTCGACGCGTCGGCCGTGCGGTCGCTGATGCGGGCGGGTGCGGTCGATGCGGTGGCGCTCCCGCTCGATGTCCGCGACCTCCACGAGGCACTCGACGCCGCGCGGCGGACGCTTTCCACGCGCCCGCAGGCGGCGGCAAAGGGCCGGATCGTCAGTTTCCTCCGCGCGGTTGGAGGCGCTGGGGCGACCGCGATAGCAACCCAGATCGGCTGCCTGTGGAGCGTCCGCCAGACGACCTGCCTGATCGACTTCGACCTGCAATTCGGGGCGGTTGCGCTATACCTCGATATGCAGCCGCAACTTGGCATGCTCGACTTGATCGAGGCGCGCGACCGGCTCGATCATACGCTGTTCGCGACGATCACCGCGCAGCATAGCTCGGGCCTGACGATCATCGCGGCACCGCGCGACATCGCCCCGCTGGAGTCATTGACCCCGGCAATCGTCGCACAGATCCTGACCCTCGCGGCGCAGACGTTCGAGGTCGTGCTCGTCGACCTGCCCGCGGCGTGGACGCCGTGGTCGCTCGCGGCGCTGGCGCATTCCGATGCGGCGTGCCTCGTCACCAACCTGAGCGTGCCGGGACTGCGCCAGGCGCGGCGGCAGCTCGATCTGATCGAGGCCAACGGCGTCTCGGCACCGCTCAAGATCGTGCTCAATCGCGTTCCCAAGACGCTGTTCCGCACCATCGACATGGGCGACAGCGAGCGCGTCCTGCGGCGGCGGGTCGACTACACGATCGCCAACGATTTCGCGACGATGACGAGCGCGATCGACCAGGGGCGGCCGATCGGCAGCATCCGGAGCCGCTCGCCGCTTGAAGCGGACCTCATCGGCCTGATCACGGGCCTGACCACGGTGCTTGCAGCATGA
- a CDS encoding type II and III secretion system protein family protein: protein MPVTCSPARRSLLASARRQHKAGCLALIVAAVFASIRPASATAQVASLAGLAGQQLAVVQGKSQLLRIGRPFAQVLIGDPAVADILPMNGDTLYVLGKKIGTTNLTVYDRSHTLVAVIDLAVGPDAAGLRTQLAALLPGEKIGVRPTSDSLLLEGTVSNAVVAERAMHLAEVFAPGKAINFLALGAPQQVLLEVRFSEMQRSTARSLGIRTLALSNSGNFSSQTGSTSTDSTATIGGSFGIGAVNINVALDALEQKGLVTTLAQPNLVALSGETASFLAGGEFPVPIASSPATAGAIATITVAFKEFGVSLGFTPTVLADGMINLVVAPEVSAIDPAASITLNSIVIPGLRTRRAKTTLELRDGESFAIAGLIGADFADTIRQVPLLGSLPIIGALFRSTRFDRSETELVITVTPHLVHPVKPEALHLPTEQFRAPDEASQFLLGARQAPHEVKP from the coding sequence ATGCCGGTTACATGTTCACCGGCCCGACGGAGCCTGCTCGCGTCCGCGCGGCGCCAGCATAAAGCGGGGTGTCTCGCGCTAATTGTTGCCGCCGTATTCGCCTCGATTAGACCGGCGTCGGCGACGGCACAGGTCGCCAGCCTTGCTGGGCTGGCGGGTCAGCAGTTGGCCGTCGTCCAGGGCAAGAGCCAGCTGCTCCGAATTGGCCGCCCGTTCGCTCAGGTGCTCATCGGCGACCCGGCGGTCGCCGACATCCTGCCGATGAATGGCGACACGCTGTATGTCCTGGGCAAGAAAATCGGGACTACCAACCTCACCGTCTACGACCGCAGTCATACACTCGTTGCGGTGATCGATCTCGCTGTCGGCCCGGATGCGGCGGGACTGCGGACGCAGCTCGCGGCGTTGCTGCCGGGTGAAAAGATCGGCGTTCGTCCGACCAGCGATTCACTCCTGCTGGAAGGGACCGTATCGAACGCCGTCGTCGCCGAGCGCGCTATGCATCTCGCCGAAGTTTTCGCGCCGGGGAAGGCGATCAACTTCCTCGCCCTTGGCGCACCGCAGCAAGTCCTTCTCGAAGTCCGTTTCTCGGAAATGCAGCGGAGCACGGCGCGCTCGCTCGGTATTCGCACATTGGCGCTCTCGAACAGCGGCAACTTCTCCTCGCAGACCGGCAGCACGAGCACCGATTCGACGGCGACGATTGGCGGTAGCTTCGGCATAGGCGCGGTCAACATCAACGTTGCCCTCGATGCGCTCGAGCAGAAGGGCCTGGTTACCACCCTCGCACAACCCAACCTCGTCGCGCTTTCAGGAGAAACCGCATCGTTCCTCGCAGGCGGCGAGTTTCCCGTGCCAATCGCATCGTCGCCTGCAACCGCCGGAGCGATCGCGACCATCACCGTTGCTTTCAAAGAGTTTGGCGTCAGCCTAGGCTTCACCCCCACGGTGCTCGCCGACGGCATGATCAACCTCGTCGTCGCGCCCGAAGTCAGCGCGATCGATCCCGCGGCGTCGATCACGCTCAACAGCATCGTCATCCCGGGGCTGCGCACCCGGCGGGCGAAGACCACGCTCGAACTGCGTGACGGCGAAAGCTTCGCAATCGCCGGGCTGATCGGTGCCGATTTCGCCGATACGATCCGGCAGGTTCCGCTGCTCGGTAGCCTACCGATCATTGGCGCGCTGTTCCGCTCGACACGCTTCGACCGCAGCGAAACCGAACTCGTCATCACCGTAACCCCGCACCTTGTTCACCCGGTGAAGCCCGAGGCGCTCCATCTGCCGACCGAACAATTCCGCGCACCCGACGAAGCCAGCCAATTCCTGCTTGGCGCCCGCCAGGCGCCCCATGAGGTCAAGCCATGA
- the cpaB gene encoding Flp pilus assembly protein CpaB — translation MLIGAIVLGLLAVLLMRTHIGTGGSSGVATAAIAPRSTPVVVASSDLPPAAAIDKTKLKLIDWPADSVPAGSFRSLAAIPADRGLMLPMVAGEPLLAGRMTGGTARPGIAPRIADGMRAATVRVTDVTGTGGFILPGARVDVLITQAATQSNTPFNDVLFENVRVIAVNQDANEAKDKPEVAQTVTIEISPVQSQKLALAQTVGTVSLVLRNPANAASGPITTVHVSDLRASPATSSADHAPRRIVRVSRREPVATARTSIEIVRGVDRATYQIARSQ, via the coding sequence ATGCTTATTGGCGCGATCGTTCTCGGTCTTCTTGCTGTCCTGCTCATGCGTACCCACATCGGAACGGGGGGTAGTTCCGGCGTCGCGACAGCCGCGATTGCTCCCCGTTCTACCCCGGTGGTTGTCGCCTCGAGTGACCTCCCGCCCGCGGCTGCGATCGACAAAACCAAGCTCAAGCTGATCGACTGGCCTGCCGACAGTGTTCCTGCCGGTAGTTTCCGGTCGCTCGCCGCAATCCCTGCAGACCGCGGGTTAATGCTGCCGATGGTCGCTGGCGAGCCATTGCTTGCCGGCCGGATGACCGGCGGCACTGCGCGCCCCGGCATCGCTCCCAGGATCGCCGATGGCATGCGTGCTGCCACGGTGCGCGTCACCGACGTCACCGGCACCGGCGGCTTTATCCTGCCCGGAGCGCGCGTCGACGTTCTCATCACCCAGGCAGCGACGCAAAGCAACACGCCGTTCAACGACGTCCTGTTCGAGAATGTGCGGGTGATCGCGGTCAACCAGGACGCCAACGAGGCCAAGGACAAGCCCGAGGTTGCACAGACCGTGACGATCGAAATCAGTCCGGTCCAATCGCAAAAGCTCGCACTCGCCCAGACCGTCGGCACTGTCAGCCTCGTCCTGCGCAATCCGGCAAACGCCGCCTCCGGGCCGATCACGACGGTCCATGTCAGCGATCTGCGTGCAAGCCCCGCAACCTCGTCAGCCGACCATGCTCCGCGCCGGATTGTCCGCGTGAGCCGCCGCGAACCTGTCGCTACCGCAAGGACAAGCATCGAAATCGTGCGCGGCGTCGACCGTGCCACCTACCAGATCGCGCGGAGCCAATAA
- a CDS encoding Flp family type IVb pilin: MMKLLKRVRVSKSGASAAEYALILAVIGGGIVVAAIALRGSISGAMNGTSNVITTNTPT, from the coding sequence ATGATGAAACTTTTGAAGCGGGTACGAGTCAGCAAGTCCGGCGCATCAGCCGCGGAATATGCGCTGATACTTGCGGTCATCGGCGGCGGCATCGTCGTTGCCGCGATTGCCCTCAGGGGGTCGATCTCCGGGGCCATGAACGGCACGTCGAACGTCATCACGACCAACACTCCGACGTAA
- a CDS encoding Flp family type IVb pilin, which yields MMKLLKRVRVSKSGASAAEYALILAVIGGGIVVAAIALKGSISGSMNKTATLISTNTPT from the coding sequence ATGATGAAGCTCCTGAAGCGGGTCCGTGTCAGCAAGTCCGGTGCATCGGCAGCCGAATATGCTTTGATCCTGGCGGTCATCGGTGGCGGTATCGTGGTCGCCGCTATCGCCCTGAAGGGTTCGATCTCGGGCTCCATGAACAAGACCGCCACTCTGATCTCGACCAATACGCCCACCTGA
- a CDS encoding pilus assembly protein TadG-related protein yields MRFVEFLAGLFAQRRGAVSLLAALTLPCLIGTAGLVVEYGHGVLEKVENQRVADLSAYAGAVAYNAATSASTATTAMTSAAQAVAVLNGIPAAKVTAAIVPSPTGAANTNAVRVTVTTSVPLIFARLVGSSATLAVPAQAYAELRPSVGSCILALSPSAGGVSLTGGTKVTATGCVIASDAAVSVPCGTGIKSAGVSYNTTLTQGCPGGVLGPDGTAATVVIAKKSTPDPLASNADIAAARGRLTTAGALVAPASPAAPVVATPTGTFKDIDLAYNPSSTQTQAIALGCTASQSGSTWTLTCPSGPHNFNAFTVGGGLSVAFAGSAGTTYNFAQPVTTGASMNFGPGTFTFMQGLTIGYGGASFGSGTLNVIGTLATTAAVTGAQSTIAVTGDFTVSTSITLNALTSLKVGGLLNVGTYGTMTFGSSSAPLSATLTGGLQTAGSAVVTFAAGSFSIGRMTAANDGAQYSFYSGAASTIFGGPSSFALNSGLDVKGGSTLILGNAGTDNSFRIGPSYVGSGPVYSNAILVGGGSTFKMGDATGTNSVFEIGGSFNIASGGGSCTVVSAAAQHDIKGSLLTAGATVLGAGVYTVYGSVGIGANGGGDVTCNGATTGLLANNVSLIVGGNGAALTGTCAGQSFCVAAGYANVILSAPTTGATAKMAIIGPASLTGGAFFTEGSSGTTLSGLVYFPVGSVRLDGAASVGNATGQCLQLIGKEVLLNGGSTLASTCIAGNSSGSGSVVLVQ; encoded by the coding sequence ATGCGTTTTGTCGAGTTTTTGGCCGGGCTGTTTGCCCAGCGCCGGGGTGCTGTTAGCCTACTGGCCGCGCTAACGCTGCCCTGCCTCATCGGTACCGCAGGTCTTGTCGTCGAATATGGGCACGGTGTCCTCGAGAAGGTCGAGAACCAGCGCGTTGCAGACCTGAGTGCTTATGCCGGTGCCGTCGCCTATAATGCGGCGACGTCGGCCTCGACCGCGACGACCGCGATGACCAGTGCGGCGCAGGCGGTCGCGGTTCTCAACGGCATTCCTGCGGCAAAGGTGACGGCTGCGATCGTGCCGTCACCGACGGGCGCCGCGAACACCAATGCGGTTCGAGTGACGGTCACGACGAGCGTGCCCTTGATCTTCGCGCGGCTGGTCGGATCGTCGGCGACGCTCGCGGTGCCGGCACAGGCGTATGCCGAACTTCGCCCGTCGGTCGGCTCGTGCATCCTCGCGCTGTCGCCGAGCGCGGGCGGTGTTTCGCTGACCGGCGGGACGAAGGTGACCGCGACAGGGTGCGTTATCGCGTCGGATGCCGCGGTTTCGGTGCCGTGCGGAACCGGGATCAAGAGCGCCGGGGTCAGCTACAATACGACGTTGACCCAGGGCTGTCCGGGTGGTGTTCTCGGCCCCGACGGCACTGCGGCGACGGTGGTGATTGCCAAGAAGAGCACGCCCGATCCGCTTGCCAGTAATGCCGATATCGCGGCGGCGCGAGGACGGCTGACGACGGCCGGGGCGCTGGTGGCACCGGCTAGTCCGGCCGCACCGGTTGTTGCCACGCCAACGGGAACGTTCAAGGACATCGACCTTGCTTATAACCCCTCGTCGACCCAGACGCAGGCGATCGCGCTGGGCTGTACCGCGAGCCAGTCGGGGTCGACATGGACGCTGACGTGTCCGTCGGGACCGCATAATTTCAACGCCTTCACCGTTGGCGGCGGGCTATCGGTGGCCTTCGCCGGATCGGCGGGGACGACGTATAATTTCGCCCAGCCGGTGACCACGGGGGCGTCGATGAACTTCGGCCCGGGCACCTTCACCTTCATGCAGGGGCTGACGATCGGCTATGGCGGGGCGAGCTTCGGCAGCGGGACGCTCAACGTCATCGGGACGCTGGCGACAACGGCGGCGGTGACGGGTGCCCAGTCGACGATCGCGGTGACTGGTGACTTCACCGTCAGCACCAGCATCACGTTGAACGCGCTAACCTCGCTCAAGGTCGGGGGGCTGCTCAACGTCGGCACCTATGGGACGATGACCTTCGGCAGCAGCTCGGCACCACTGAGCGCGACGCTCACCGGGGGCCTTCAGACCGCGGGCAGCGCAGTCGTCACCTTTGCCGCCGGGTCGTTCAGCATAGGGCGGATGACAGCGGCGAACGACGGCGCGCAATATAGTTTCTACAGCGGTGCGGCTTCGACGATCTTCGGTGGACCGAGCAGTTTCGCGCTCAACTCGGGGCTCGACGTCAAAGGCGGGTCGACCCTGATCCTCGGCAATGCCGGGACCGACAACAGCTTCCGGATCGGGCCGTCGTACGTCGGTTCAGGCCCGGTCTACAGCAATGCCATCCTCGTCGGCGGCGGCTCGACCTTCAAGATGGGCGATGCCACGGGCACGAACAGCGTGTTCGAGATTGGCGGCAGCTTCAACATCGCCAGCGGCGGCGGGAGCTGCACCGTCGTCTCCGCGGCGGCGCAGCACGACATCAAGGGCAGCCTGCTGACCGCCGGTGCAACGGTCCTCGGCGCAGGGGTGTATACCGTCTACGGCTCGGTCGGGATCGGCGCGAACGGCGGCGGCGACGTCACCTGCAACGGCGCGACGACCGGGCTGCTCGCCAACAATGTCAGCCTCATCGTCGGCGGGAACGGCGCGGCACTAACGGGGACCTGTGCCGGCCAATCCTTTTGTGTCGCGGCGGGTTATGCCAACGTCATCCTGTCGGCCCCGACTACCGGGGCAACCGCCAAGATGGCGATCATCGGCCCGGCTTCGCTGACCGGAGGCGCCTTTTTTACCGAGGGATCGAGCGGCACGACGCTGAGCGGACTGGTCTATTTCCCGGTCGGCAGCGTCCGCCTCGACGGCGCGGCGAGCGTCGGCAACGCCACCGGGCAGTGCCTGCAGCTGATCGGCAAGGAAGTGCTGCTCAACGGCGGCTCGACGCTGGCGTCGACCTGCATTGCGGGGAACTCGAGCGGCAGCGGCTCGGTGGTGCTCGTCCAGTGA